From Lutra lutra chromosome 14, mLutLut1.2, whole genome shotgun sequence, a single genomic window includes:
- the ACTR1A gene encoding alpha-centractin, whose translation MESYDVIANQPVVIDNGSGVIKAGFAGDQIPKYCFPNYVGRPKHVRVMAGALEGDIFIGPKAEEHRGLLSIRYPMEHGIVKDWNDMERIWQYVYSKDQLQTFSEEHPVLLTEAPLNPRKNRERAAEVFFETFNVPALFISMQAVLSLYATGRTTGVVLDSGDGVTHAVPIYEGFAMPHSIMRIDIAGRDVSRFLRLYLRKEGYDFHSSSEFEIVKAIKERACYLSINPQKDETLETEKAQYYLPDGSTIEIGPSRFRAPELLFRPDLIGEESEGIHEVLVFAIQKSDMDLRRTLFSNIVLSGGSTLFKGFGDRLLSEVKKLAPKDVKIRISAPQERLYSTWIGGSILASLDTFKKMWVSKKEYEEDGARSIHRKTF comes from the exons ATGGAGTCCTACGATGTGATCGCCAATCAGCCTGTCGTGATCGACAAC GGATCCGGTGTGATTAAAGCTGGTTTTGCTGGTGATCAGATTCCCAAATACTGCTTTCCAAACTA TGTGGGCAGACCCAAACATGTTCGCGTCATGGCCGGAGCTCTTGAAGGTGACATCTTCATTGGGCCCAAAGCCGAG GAACACCGAGGGCTGCTGTCCATCCGCTACCCCATGGAACATGGCATCGTCAAGGACTGGAACGACATGGAGCGCATCTGGCAGTATGTCTATTCCAAGGACCAGCTGCAGActttctctgaggag CATCCTGTGCTCCTGACGGAGGCGCCTTTAAACCCGCGGAAAAATCGTGAACGAGCCGCTGAAGTTTTCTTCGAGACCTTCAATGTACCAGCCCTTTTCATCTCCATGCAAGCTGTGCTCAGCCT TTATGCTACAGGCCGGACCACAGGCGTGGTGCTGGATTCCGGGGATGGTGTCACGCATGCCGTGCCCATTTATGAGGGCTTTGCCATGCCCCACTCAATTATGCGCATCGACATCGCTGGCCGAGATGTCTCTCGCTTCCTTCGCCTCTACCTGCGGAAGGAGGGCTATGATTTCCACTCATCGTCCGAGTTTGAGATTGTCAAGGCCATAAAAGAA agagcctgctaccTGTCCATAAACCCACAGAAGGATGAGACTCTAGAGACCGAGAAAGCTCAGTACTACCTGCCCGACGGCAGCACCATTGAG ATTGGTCCTTCCCGATTCCGAGCACCTGAGCTGCTATTCAGGCCAGACCTGATCGGAGAGGAAAGTGAGGGCATCCATGAGGTGCTGGTGTTTGCCATCCAGAAGTCGGACATGGACCTGCGGCGCACGCTTTTCTCGAACATTGTCCTCTCAGGAGGTTCCACCCTGTTCAAAG GTTTCGGTGACAGACTACTGAGTGAAGTGAAGAAATTGGCTCCAAAAGACGTGAAGATCAGG ATATCCGCACCTCAGGAGAGGCTGTATTCCACATGGATTGG GGGCTCCATCCTCGCCTCCCTGGACACCTTTAAGAAGATGTGGGTCTCCAAGAAGGAATATGAGGAAGACGGTGCCCGATCTATCCACAGGAAAACCTTCTAA